DNA sequence from the Neomonachus schauinslandi chromosome 16, ASM220157v2, whole genome shotgun sequence genome:
cctgggtggctcagttggttgggcgactgccttcggctcgggtcatgatcctggagtcccgggatcgagtctcgcatcgggctccctgcttggcggggagtctgcttctccctctcccactccccgtttgtgttccctctctcgctgtgtctttctctgtcaaataaataaataaaatcttaaaaaaaaaaaaaaatctgagcccttaatctgtggTCTCCGGATTCCTCCTTTTTATCTACTCGAGGTCTTGGGTATGTTTCAGTGATGAGCTTGTTCCTTGAAAGAGTTAGCCACATTGGTCAGTATCACTACCTTAGAATCAGGCCCTCGACTCGCTGGAATCTGGTGGACTCTATGGGTTGTCTGTGACCTCCAAGTTGCCATAGCAAAAcctgcctgtgtctccctctgctgcctttGATGGGATCATTTGCTGGCTTCTccagtggctgggggtgggggttttaGGTGTCGCCCTCTTCGCCCCAAGCACCACCCTTGGTCAGCCATGGAATCTCTGTCACTAACTCTTTTCAATGTCAGATTTGACTTTAATGTCATCTGGATGTTGCACGTGCTCTGCAACACACCCAAAAATGATCTCTTCCCACTTGGCTTCCCGAATCTGTCCCTCCTGCTACACGGCTGACCCTTCTGCCCAGGAGCCCAAGCAAGGGATTAGAGTGccaccctctctccttcctttcactCTTTATGTCTCGCTTTCAGTCCTTGTCTGTTTTCCTGATGACATCTCTCCATTCCACCCTGCTGTCTGGgccctttaaacctactttgaCCTTCCTCCAGTTCTGCCTCACACTTCTTTCTAAGTACAGATTGATTGCCTCTTTGTCAACCCTTTGGTAGCTCCAGTCACCTCCCTGGAAGGTCCTCATTCCTCACCCTAACCTGTTCCTGGTGCTTCCAGAACTTCAACCCACCCTGCCCCTAGTCCTGTCTTCATACCACCAGACTGCCTGTTCCCAGGCCCAGGATTTCACCAGGGACCTCTGAATCTTTGAGTGTGTTTTGCTCTCTGCCTGAAACACCATTCCCACCTTTCCTCACCTGACTCATTCTTACTTTAAATTCAGTCTGGGGGTcacctccaggaagctttccctaACCCCTGTGTTATTCTACATGTATCTATTGTTTCTCAAGCCTAACACCATTCTATATTCAAATGATCTGTTTTTAtggttttttcttaatttacacTGTGACTTTGGTGACCGTGTTTTActtatgtgtctgtgtgtgtgtgttaaagtataatttacattgGACCATGTCTTATTCATTCCCCTATCCCTAGCACCTAGTAGATATTTTGTGagataaactaaaatatttatggaactctgcccccagttcctggcacagcgTTCCTGAAACCCTTGTAATGTCCTAAGTGCTAAGAACACCAGGAGCATGTCTTGTTCTGATATTTGGCCTTTGACCCCAGTTCCTGATACAGTCTCCTGAAACCCTTGCAATTTCTtgggtgataggagtgtcttttgttctaataaggTGAATCTGATTGGGCTCCCAGGTGACTCCTACATGGgaactggtcaccagaaagactcAAGCtgtgattagaagcttggaattttcagccctgCCTCCCATTCTATTGAGAAGGGATTAGGGTcgaaaatggagttaatgatgGATCATGCCTGTGtgatgaagtctccataaaatcccaatagtAGGGTGTTCGGGGAGcatctgggttggtgaacacatggaagTCCTGGGAGAGTGGGGCACCCAGAGAGGGCATGGGAGCTCCGCGCCCCTTCCCACATGCCTGGCCCACCCTGTGCgtctcttccatctggatgttcacctatatcttttaataaactggtaaatgtaagtaagtgtttccctgagttctagGAGTctctctagcaaattaattgagcTCAAGGAGGGGGCTTTTGGGACCCCGATCTAtggccagttggtcagaagcacaggtgataacCCAGGCTTGTGACCTGTGCTGAagtgtgtgtgagggagggagCAGTCTTaggggactgagcccttaacctgtggtaTCTGACGAGATCTTtgggtagacagtgtcagaactgagttaaattgtaggacatcgGCTGGCGTTACAGAATTGCTTGATGTGGGGACTCACCACACGTGTGACCAGAggtgtcagaagtgaagtgttctagaggcgcctggctggcttcagtcagtggagcatgtgactcttgatcttggagttgtgagtttgagccctgtgctgggtatagagattactttaaaaaaataaaatctttttttttttttaaagattttatttatttatttatttgagagaatgagagagagcacatgagaggggggagggtcagagggagaagcagattccctgccgagcagggagcccgatgtggtactcgatccagggactccaggatcatgacctgagccgaaggcagttgcttaaccaactgagccacccaggtgcccccaaaaataaaatctttaaaaaaaaaaaagtgaagtgctCTCTGTGAAGGTAAAGGAGAGACATAGAGTGAAGAAATACACAGTATGGAAGAACTTTATCTCCTtacacaggaaggaaaaaagctggtttttttccctttacaatgtttaataaatgtttgatctGAATTGATAATTTTACCCCTAATTCTGTATGTCATAATCAATAGAAAATTCTCAGCTCTCTCCTTTCACCGATGGGCCTCTCAGAAAGACTTAGAGAAGGACAGCCAGGGTAGAAGTGACTTCAGCACTTCACGTTATGAAGGCCACAGCAGCTATAGGGTTTTAATGGTTGGAACATCTCTGGGAAGCAAATGGAAAAGTTCTTGGATCCTTATTCCAAGGAAGCAGAGTACCCTGATCCACAGGCTGAGTCACATCAAGATGAAACTGTTAGTGTCCTTTCGGAGCTCAAGGTCCCCTTTGTCTCTTGAATGCCCAGGCTAGTTTGGTAGCTGCCTATTAGCAGTGTACTAAGGTTTGTGGTCCTAAGTTTACTGGGGTTGATTTAGCCTGACCTGGGATTGTGTGGCATTTAGGCCATCCGTGTGGTGAACTGGGAAGTAGAAGGCCCTGGAACAGGGTGTTGAACTGCCAGATGAAGATGGTGCATGAGCAAAGTAACGGGAACCGTCTAGGAAAGAGTAAGGTTAGGGCAGAGAACAGGGCAGGGATGGTAGTGTTGGCAGCAGGTGTAGGAGGCCTAGAGGGCCAGGAAAGATATCCATGAGGGGCACCTTGGAGAAGCGGCTTTCTGGTGGGTGATCGTGTTGGTGAGCAGGCCTCTAACATTCTACACCGCCGTGTCAGAAAAGATGAGTCAGAGTAATAAGAGGaatgattttaacatttaaaaaaacattgaacTTCAGCTAGGATAAGGGACCCAGGCAGGgtagggaggaaggtgggggcagTGACAGCTGAGCCTGGTGCATGTTCCTGCTCCTCACTTGGGGTTGGAGAGCAGCATGATAATCAGATCCAGGGAGATGTAAGTCAAGACCGTGGAGctcaaggatgcctgggtggctcagtcggttaagcatctgccttgggctcaggtcatgatcccggggtcctggggtcgagcccccgCATCGCATCGcatcaaggagcctgcttctccctctgcctgcagctccccttgcttgtgtacttgctctctctctctctctaacaaataaatgaataaagtcttaaaaaaacaaaaaaaagaccaGGGAGCTCAGACCCAGCCTTTCATCTGGACCCTTCATCGAGCACTCAGGGGGCAGCGCCATCCTCCCTTCCAGGGAACCATCTTAGAGTCAGGTCTTCAGGCTACGTTTATTGcggggcaagggggaggggatgaggagaATGGCTGGTATCCTTTCAGAGGTATCCCTGGCCGTGCTGACTTGCCCTTTCTTCTGTGTGCGTAGGTGTAGACGGGGCACTGCCTGCAGAGCAGGTCCTGCCAACCTCGCTAGAGAGGATGCCCCCGTGTCCGTGATGGGCTGTGGGACAAGCAAGGTCCTTCCGGAGCCGCCAAAGGACGTCCAGCTGGATCTCGTCAAGAAGGTGGAGCCCTTCAGTGGCACTAAGAAGGATGTGTACAAGCACTTCATCACAGAGGTGGATAGTGTTGGTGCTCTCAAAGCCGGGTTCCCAGCAGCCAGTCAGGGTGCAAACCCCTGCCCTGGTGCCCCCGTTAGCAGCCACACAGAACCTCCCTCAGAACCACCACGCAGGGCCAGGGTGGCTAAGTACAGGGCTAAGTTTGACCCACGTGTGACGGCCAAGTACGACATCAAAGCCCTCATTGGCCGAGGCAGCTTCAGCCGAGTGGTCCGTGTGGAGCACCGGGCAACCCGACAGCCCTATGCCATCAAGATGATTGAGACCAAGTACCGGGAAGGGCGGGAGGTATGTGAGTCAGAGCTGCGTGTGCTGCGCCGGGTGCGTCACGCCAACATCATCCAGCTGGTGGAGGTGTTTGAGACGCAGGAGCGCGTGTACATGGTGATGGAGCTGGCCACCGGTGGAGAGCTCTTTGACCGCATCATCGCCAAGGGTTCGTTCACTGAACGTGATGCCACGCGGGTGCTGCAGATGGTGCTGGATGGTGTCCGATACCTGCACGCACTGGGCATCACACATCGAGACCTCAAGCCTGAGAATCTGCTCTACTACCACCCCGGCACTGACTCCAAGATCATCATCACTGACTTCGGCCTGGCCAGTGCCCGCAAGAAGGGCGACGACTGCCTGATGAAGACCACTTGCGGCACACCCGAGTACATTGCACCTGAGGTCCTGGTCCGCAAGCCCTACACCAATTCAGTTGACATGTGGGCACTGGGTGTCATTGCCTACATCCTGCTCAGTGGCACCATGCCCTTTGAGGATGACAACCGCACCAGGCTGTACCGGCAAATCCTCAGGGGCAAGTACAGTTACTCGGGGGAGGTGAGTCTGCCCTGCTCCAGGGATGGTGGGAGGCCCCTGGCAGCGCTTGATCAGGGGGATGTGCTCTGAGGGCCATGTTCATGGGGTCAGGCAGGTAATGTAAAAAATGATGAAGTGAGACTAATAGGGTCTCTTAGCTTGGGTTTCCCCAAAAATGTGCCCTGAGACTTGGGAGCAGATGTAATTGGGATAGGAGTCCAGTAAGCACAGGTGAAGGGTAGGAAAGTGAGGCAGAAAGGAGGAAGCCAATAAAGGCCTGTGAAGGAGTGGACTGCCGCTGTGGGCCGCTGGAACTCCCACTGGGGACCCTGTGAATAATCACGTGGAACATGCCTCAGAACTGTACCACTGAGGGACAAGAAGGTGAGTGGGTTTTAATCCACTGACTCCTGTAAGAGTTGAGAAtttctttggggggaggggcattaaATCCCTGGCACTTCCGGGCTGTCCTGATGTCAGCCGGTGCTGGAGAAAGTCTTCAGGCAAAGAAGCAGGGAGATGCGGGCACTGGCCCCCGGGGAGCTGTCCGCATGCATGGGGCCCCCACAGCTGCAGGTGAGCTCAGAGGTGAGCTGGAGCACATGGGCCAGGGTGGCCGCAGTAGCTGCTCCACGGGGACTGGGACAAGCTAGGGTGACCATGTCCCGTCGAAAGGATCTGCTGCTGGTCCTCTGCCCAGTTTTGCCACACAGCCCAGAGGATTCTCTGCACCCACACATTCCAGTTCTTTTAAGAGAAGCcaaaaaattttatcttaagaTGTTGGAATTCCATTTGTGCCAACAAATACTTACCTGCAGGCCAGATCCAACCAGCAGGCCATCAGTTTGTGTCTTTGGATCCACTGATTGTCCTGATACCTGAAAAAATCTGTTAGGTTTCAGCACTGCtgggagctgaaggaagatgcacAAAAAGAAAGACTTGGTTGGTCCTCAGGCAGGATGCTGAATGGGCGGGGAGATGAGGCTGACCTTACAGCAGGTGCTGTAAGCATAATGGTGGACTTGGGAGGCTGGTGAATAACAGAATGTGTGATGGCTTAACTGGGAGGTAAAGTAAGCTTTGCAGGACAGCAGGATTCTGGTGGGGCAGCGAGGGCCCCTGCCCAAGTGCCCCCTGCAGAATGTGCCCCACAGTGTTCCCCTCAGGCTTGGGCCTGCCTGAACGACCTGCATGGTGGGGAGGAACCAGCCCCCTTCTGAAACCCAGCTTTCCTTCCAGGGATTTTGGACTGGGCCTTCTCTGGCTCCAGCCACCTGGCCCAGAGCAGCATTTCCTGCAGGAGTTATCCCCCAAAGCCTCTTGCCACTTTGTCTTCAGTGCTCAGTGCTTGGGGTCCTGTGCTCCGTCAAACTCCTTATTAGTTTCCAAACGTGGTCGTGAGGTCAGTCAAGGACTTCCTGTGAGGACGGGGGCTGGCATTCCTTAGGGGGATCTCCAGGTCACGTGTTAGAGTGGtatgaggaagggagggaagcctTCATCGTTAGGCCAGCTCTGTGCTGGCCATAGGCCAAGGAGAAACTGGGACTTTGTCTAGCTCTCCCCTAAAGTTTCTCTTGTCTTCTGTGCTCCAAATGGATTCAACAAAACAAATGCTAACTGGCTGGGAAGCCCAGGCTACGACGGCGTAGTCACAGAGGGCACCCCCCTCACGCTCTGGACCAGCTTTCGTCACAGGTCAGAAGACCCAGCCTCCACCTCCCAGAGGTAGTGTTGTGCCAAGGCTCCGCCTGGCCTGCTGTGTGCTGGGAGCTCTGTGTGGTGCCAGGCTGTTGGGGCCTGGCTGGCAGAGGGAGTAGCGAGCTCAGCTACAGGAGAGAGGGAGGTTTCCCAAGAGATGCTACCAGAGCGAAGACTCTTTCTGAAAGTCGGTGGGTTTGCCCAAGAGTTCCTGATTCTGGCAATTGTGGATCAAGCAGTTTATCTAATTGGAGCTGGCAGTCTTGCTAACTGGCTATTGATTATCTGTGGCTTGGAGAATGACAAACGAATAGGGTGAGGACTGGactcgggcttcctgctcctcccgTAGCCACTAGACTGGATCCTGAGACTCTGTTTCCTGCTCTGCTGGAAACACAGTCTGAGGCTCCCAGTGTTATGGGGGGCACTGCCCAGCCTCACCCCCCGCCCCATTTATCTGAAGCTGAAAGCATGAGTTCCCAGTTCCAGAGTCAAATTCCTGGCCAGCCCTGTTGGCATCTGTCCCTTACCAAGAGCGTGGCTGACTCCAACAACAGGTTCTACCATCATCTGCAGAGAGCTACGGTCTGGGGGGGATTTGTCTGGGGTATTTCTTGGGTGAGGAGGCCTCATCATTAGATCATGCTCTCTGAGGTGGTGACCGAGCATCTGTCTTTCTGTTCTACTGACTGCTTACTCTACTGCTTACTACTAGTAGAGTAGCCCATAGACTACTCTACTCTACTGCTTACTCATAAATGCACCTGGGGAAGATGCAGAGACATGAAGGCTTGTTCTCCATCCCCCGTGAAGCTTGAGATTGCCTGGGGAGAAAGGACTAGGAGTAGGAAATGGCCACAGAACAAACCCTTGTTGGCAGCACCTGCCAGTGCAGGCCTCACCTCCAGCCACTGGATCTGGGCAGTCTGCGACATGAGCTGTGGGGCTCAGGTCAGGTGGCGGGGCTGGTCTCCCTTCTTAgggctgggccctgcccccaccctcagtCCAGCCATCTGTCCCATCTGTCTTCTACTGGGTGATGGTCATTTGCCCTTCTGAAGGCCATCCAAGTGAGAAGGCCCTGCCAGAAAACCTGTCTGAGAGCATGTCATGTTAAAGGGGGATGCTTTGATCTGACTTCTGCAAATGAAGGACCACCCACTTAGAGCTCAGGAAGGTTTGGAGGTGTGCATTGCTCACCTGACAGTAAGTCTCATGGCAGTTAGTGCCTTTCTAGGGGCACTTTTCCTGCCCCCCGACACGCTCATAGTGGTACCTTATGTATACCAGGCCCCATCCAATGGGCTTGTTTCCCGAGGCCTATGTCTGTGTAGTTCCCTGTCAGGCTCAGTGGTTTCTGTGGACTTGAATAAAGGGCTTTCTACAGGAGGTGGGCCTTAAGAAGGAGGAAGCTCAGAGAAAGGGACATTGCTGACTGTCCTCAGAAGAGGGGCAGTAATGGAGCCCAGGTGGATGAGGCTGGGGCAGGCCTGGCGTTTGCTGTTGGTGTTTGTTGTTCGCTCTGTAGTGCCAGAGGCTCTTTGGAAACAGTACGGTGGGAGCGAGCCCTCTGGGGTCTTGATAGTGGTGGGGGAATGCAGCAGAACGTGTTGTGGGAGACTCACAGGATGAAGACCGACGGGGGAGGGGGGCCGCTGTTGGGGCCGCTGTTGTAGTAATCCGAGTCGGGGGTGGAGGAACCTGGCATCCTGGGGGTGTTTGAGGCAGAGCAGAGATTCCTGAGAGTGGGCTGCACATGTTGTTTAGGGAGAGGTATGGGGACAGAGTCATGCTGCAGCCCTGCAGAAGCTTCAGCTTCcaagggcagagtgagagaggacTCACGGGAGAGACTGCCCTCTGGTCCGGAGGGTGTGTAGGCTCCTGCCTTGACATCCCTAGGTGGGGCCCAGTGGTGGGGGGAGGTACTCCAAGTACTCCAGCCCCACAATCCTGACTCTAGATGCTCCAGCCCATAGCCCGGCCCCGCTCTCTGCCCCATTTCCTACGCACCACAGGCCTGAGATGTTTGCTCCGTTCACTGCCCATACTAAGCTATTGCTCAGGGTTTTCGCTCTGCTCCCAGTGTCGGCCTTAGAAATTTGGCCGGCTCTGAAAGGTTCAATTCAAAGATGGCTTCCATTAGGAATAGTGGTGATGCGTAGTACCGGACAGAGGGCTAAGGGTTCTATATCCAACATGTTTAATCTCCACAACAGTGCCGCCGGGTGGGTGTAacgcccccattttacagatgaggaaactgaggctcgtgaggttaagtaacttgtccatgGTTTCACAGCTAGAGTGTGACAGGCCTTGGGATTTGAATCTAGGCCATCTTGGTGTCAGAATTTTTGCCTCTCCATCCCCACAGTCTGTGTTCCCTGACATACATGCCTTAGCATGTTGCTGGAGTCTTTGCTTCAGCACTTTCTTGGGCTGCTGTCTGTGGACATCTCTCCTCTCAGGCCTGTTAGGTCCTTGAGGACAGCTTGTGTATCAATGCATCTGTTCCCAGTACTTTCTCCTGGCTTCTCCTGAGGGAAGCACCCGTGGTTGTTGGTGCTGCCCTGGGAAAGGATGCGGAAGGGGCTGGCTGGCAGGGAGACGGGTGTGGCCCTGCTGGCTGGGAGTGTTCTCTTCTGGGGGCTGGGCTCCAGGAAGAAGTGGAGAGCCTGCTGGAGAGGTGGTTAGTGGTCTGCTGGCCAGACCTGCTTAGGAGCAGCTTTGGAATCTTGGAAGAGGAGGGAGTGCTGGCAAGGAAAAGGCTGTGACAGATGATTTTGAGAAGAGAAATCCTCATTTTCCCTGGTGACCAGAGGTGCCGGAGTGGAGAGGGCCAAGCCAGAGTCGTGTTGGACGTGATGGGGAGACGCTTGTTGGTCAGATGTGAGGAAGGCCTGTGTGAGTGGGAGAGCAGTCAGAAGACACAAGGAGCCACCTTGAGTGAGGGAGCTTCTTGTCATGAGAGATTCTAGGAGGGCTGGAGCAGCTTTTTCTGAAGGAGTGACACCAAAGGTGAGTCATCATCCGTAAGACCCATACTAGAGGCCTGTCATAGTCCCACTGGCTGGGAGATTCTGTGATTAACTGCCCATGAAATGTGACGTTGTCAGCCTGATGTCATTGCTTTTGTCAAGAGTTCTATTCCCAGAGGCAGGACGGATGAGGAGGCTCTTGTGGGATTGGTGGCAGAGTGGTGCCATCAGCAGCTTTGCTGCCTGTCGCGTTGAACAGCCTTTAATCATTGCTCTCTGCTGGGGCAGTCTCCGAGCTGTGGGCAGGCACGGGCTACTGCAGCGGGAACGGGTGGGCTTGGACACAGGTTCTCACAGTGTCTTGCTCAGGAGAGTGAGTGCTGCCAGGCAAGGGACAGAAtctgggtgggagaggaaggcCACCTGCAGGGCCAGTCTGCCACCACCTGGGGGATCGTGTTGGTGGGAGGTGGCTCTCCAGGGGTGGGCCTCTGGGCTGCAGCCTGACCACCCATCCACTTGGCGCCAAGGGTCGAGCGCTCAGGGGCTGGGAATTGGACCCTCTTGTAGTTCTGATAGCCCTGCCGTAGGATGAGTGCCCAGAGCCAGAGTTGACATTTCCTTCCCCACTTAAAGTGACCCTCACACTTGTCATTCTGCCCTGGGATGTTGAAGGTAAAAGAAGGTGCAGAGGATGTACCGTGCCCTGTTGCTCTCTAGGTGAAGGGGGTCAGCACCTGTGAGGGCGTGGCCAGCAGCCTGGTTCATGTGCACTGGTAGGGAGCAGCCAGCTGACTAGGGATCAGACCTTGACTCAGAGCCTTGGGGAGGACTTTCCCAGGGATGTGGGAGAGCTGGAGACTGGACATGGCGTGCAGGCTGCAGATGGAATGCAGGGGAGGCAGGTGGCATGTTTCCAGGCTCGTGCTCGGATTCTGCTGGGTGCCTTGAACTGCCTCACATTCCCCCACCTCTAGTGTGGATGGGGGCTGTGATGGACCATCAGCTCATCActcttctcttgctgccttcTGCTCCCAGAGTAAGTGGATGGATTCCCGTGTCTGTCTCAAAAGCTGATTGATTCTAAATTGATTCAGAATTCTTTCCTGTGACGTATCCCTAAGCCCTTCCTGCTTGCATCTCTGCCGGTGGCTGTTGGGCATCAGGTGCTGGGTGATGGCACTGGCTTGGTGCCAGGATCCCACGAGGACAAGTAGATGCTCCTATACTTGTCCAGGAGGGATCCCTCTGGAAGGGCCATCCCTACTTCACCAAAGCTCCTAGTACCCAGTAGGTATTCAACAGAGAAGTCTCCGTCCTTCACTGTAGGAGCAGACGATGGCAGGCCAGATCCCTGACTGGTCACTGGGAGGTGGCATGATTTGGTCCACTGGGCATGGGTGGTGGACCCTCACTGGTCACTGAAGGAAGGCAGGGGTGACTTCCTCCTGGTGGGGGCCGGAGGCAGGCTCTGTGTGGAGAAGGGCAGCATCCCTCTCCTGTGCCACCTCTGCTCTGCCACTCAGCTCCCTGGAGCCCTGTTCTCTAGGCTTCCTTCTGCCACTGCTGCCCTGGTTACCCAGTCCCCAGAGCGCAGTACTCTTCTGTGGTGGCAGAAACAGATGCCCATGTCCCCACATGGCCGTACTCAGCCATTCCTACCAAAAAGCCTTGCCCTGACCATCTCCAGCTTCTCATTAACCCAGGGTCGGAGCCTCTTTCATCACTGCTGTCTCCCACCCCCGGCCGCGCCGAGGCCTCTCCAGCAAAGGGCTGGATCATGGGTTGTGTTCACAGCAGTGCCTGGTGTGCTCACCgtgccctccctctcctgctcttctcattgtctgtctccccctgGGTAGCTCTGCCCACTCACACGCCCTGTCACTTCTAGGCTCTCGAGTTCCTGTGGGAGCTGCCATGGCTGTTATCTCTCCCACGGTCTGACCTCATTAAATCCGCTGACGGCCtcccacactcctcccctcctgcccccactgaGGTGGAAACGTACTCGCAGGTGGATGGGATGGTTAAGGGGGACCTGATCTGACCAGTCCCCACCGGCCCTGCCTCCCCAGACTCTCCTTCCTCGGTCAGTTCTCCCATTGCACACGGTCCCCCTTCTTGAGCATGCCTGCCtggcctgtctgtctgtctcccggTGCAGGTGTGGTGCCCAGACCTGAGCTTTGCTCCAGTGTGGCCTGGCCGGCTTGTTGCAGAAGTCTCCTTCATCTCTTCACTCATCCTGCCATCCCATAGTGACCCAGTAGCTGCCCTGCGCCCAGTCCTGTGTAGCCAGGGTTCAGGGACACAGGTGTCCGTGGGGATGACGTGCTAATTATAGCCACCAGGGCTCCAGACTGCCTCAGAAGTTAGAATGGGagaaagttttttggtttttgggtttttttttttttaagagctagCTTGGCCTCAGCAGAATCTGTGAGTAGAGATAAAAGAGGCCACTCTGCAGCGGGCTCTGAAATCCAGAGCCACCCAGGGCTGGTCCAAGACAGCGTTGCCAACATCCCCCTGATTCCAAAGCGAGCACATGGCATCCTTCCTGACTCTTGAGTTGTGCCCTGTCTCCCTCCTGTCCCTGTCCTTCACTTTGTGGACTCTGGGCAGGGACAGGTGGGGGCGCAGGAGTTCATTTTATTACTCATCTCAAGTTTCAGAACACAGCTTTACTAACCTTTAAGTTGTCAcgccttttcttgttttatttttatcttccttctctgcctcttttaaaaactctattatcttccttctttttctcccctcaggCTCTCTCCCCTTAGGTCCTCTTTCTTGCCCTTCGGCCCCTACCCATCCCCTGCCAGGGTGATGGATTCTGTCTGGTCTGAAAGCCCAGGCACCAGGATGGTGAGTGTCTTGACCAGAGGAGGGGTTTGCTGGCTCCACTACCACACGGTGTCCAGCTctgctgaattttttaaaaccctttgCCTCGTGGGCCACACTAGAGTGTGCTATTCTTATCATACTGACAGTTCTGCTCTCCTGAGTAAACCCCAAGCTCCATTTCCCAGAAGCAtgctcttttctctgctttcattcAGGCCCACGTAAGTATAGGAAGGAGGCCATTGAGGGTGGGAATGCTGGGTCTGAAAATACATCTTGAGACAAAGCTGAGG
Encoded proteins:
- the PSKH1 gene encoding serine/threonine-protein kinase H1; translated protein: MGCGTSKVLPEPPKDVQLDLVKKVEPFSGTKKDVYKHFITEVDSVGALKAGFPAASQGANPCPGAPVSSHTEPPSEPPRRARVAKYRAKFDPRVTAKYDIKALIGRGSFSRVVRVEHRATRQPYAIKMIETKYREGREVCESELRVLRRVRHANIIQLVEVFETQERVYMVMELATGGELFDRIIAKGSFTERDATRVLQMVLDGVRYLHALGITHRDLKPENLLYYHPGTDSKIIITDFGLASARKKGDDCLMKTTCGTPEYIAPEVLVRKPYTNSVDMWALGVIAYILLSGTMPFEDDNRTRLYRQILRGKYSYSGEPWPSVSNLAKDFIDRLLTVDPGARMTALQALRHPWVVSMAASSSMKNLHRSISQNLLKRASSRCQSTKSAQSTRSSRSTRSNKSRRVRERELRELNLRYQQQYNG